The proteins below are encoded in one region of Microbispora sp. NBC_01189:
- a CDS encoding SGNH/GDSL hydrolase family protein: protein MALGITPRSVRRTTATAALLAASVSPLLPGTGATASTTASTPVTARYVALGDSYASGAGLPEPTDPECSRSGLNYPSVLARSYGSRSLRDVTCGGATTRDLWHRQGAKAPQLRALSRNTTLVTVTMGGNDIGFSSIIGTCLSAARSDPAGSPCQAEYAKSGHDELARRIRALSPRITAMLADVRRRSPRATVMLVGYPALLPESGAACPSVVPFAKGDFPYLRDTVKRLNGMLRQQARRSGAIYVDTYTPTIGHDMCAGDARFVEPLVVAAGVAPAHPNQQGQRVMASLVAERIDRLRH from the coding sequence ACGGCGACGGCGGCGCTGCTCGCCGCCTCGGTCTCCCCACTCCTGCCCGGCACCGGCGCCACCGCCTCCACCACCGCCTCCACGCCCGTCACCGCGCGCTACGTCGCCCTCGGCGACTCGTACGCGTCCGGGGCGGGGCTGCCGGAGCCCACGGACCCGGAGTGCTCGCGCTCCGGCCTGAACTATCCGTCGGTGCTCGCCCGGTCGTACGGGTCCCGCTCCCTCAGGGACGTCACCTGCGGCGGCGCGACCACCCGCGACCTGTGGCACCGGCAGGGCGCCAAGGCCCCGCAGTTACGCGCCCTGTCGAGGAACACGACCCTGGTCACGGTGACCATGGGCGGCAACGACATCGGCTTCTCGAGCATCATCGGCACCTGCCTGTCCGCCGCGCGGTCCGACCCCGCGGGGAGCCCGTGTCAGGCGGAGTACGCGAAGAGTGGGCACGACGAACTCGCCCGCCGCATCCGGGCCCTGTCGCCTCGCATCACCGCGATGCTCGCCGACGTCAGGCGGCGCAGCCCGCGCGCGACGGTCATGCTGGTCGGCTACCCGGCCCTGCTCCCCGAGAGCGGCGCGGCGTGCCCCTCGGTCGTCCCCTTCGCCAAGGGCGACTTCCCCTACCTGCGGGACACGGTGAAACGACTCAACGGGATGCTCCGCCAGCAGGCCCGGCGGAGCGGCGCGATCTACGTCGACACCTACACGCCGACGATCGGGCACGACATGTGCGCCGGCGACGCGCGCTTCGTCGAACCGCTCGTCGTGGCCGCCGGGGTCGCGCCCGCGCACCCCAACCAGCAGGGACAGCGCGTCATGGCGTCCCTCGTCGCGGAGCGGATCGACCGGCTCCGCCACTGA
- a CDS encoding DUF2071 domain-containing protein codes for MYHRWSDITFIHWRYPPEVVQGFLPDGLTVDTFEGSAYVGVTPFLMRDVRVPGLPPLPWLSRFPETNVRTYARDVRGRGGLWFLSLDAGSLPAVLGARAGYGLPYYWSRMSVNGAGARRGYRCRRVWPGPAEVRCDVDVDLGAPLTEAERSGLADFLVERYRLFTVVAGRLATAEVEHPRWPLHHARTAGLEQGLLRAGGLPEPGHDPIVHASPGVSVRIGMWRPVPA; via the coding sequence ATGTATCACCGCTGGTCCGACATCACCTTCATCCACTGGCGGTATCCGCCCGAAGTCGTGCAGGGGTTCCTGCCGGACGGGCTCACCGTGGACACCTTCGAGGGGTCCGCGTACGTCGGGGTCACGCCGTTCCTCATGCGGGACGTGCGGGTGCCCGGCCTGCCGCCGCTGCCGTGGCTGTCGCGGTTCCCCGAGACCAACGTGCGCACGTACGCGCGGGACGTCCGGGGGCGCGGCGGTCTGTGGTTCCTGTCGCTGGACGCCGGGAGCCTCCCCGCCGTGCTGGGCGCCCGGGCCGGCTACGGGCTGCCGTACTACTGGTCCCGCATGTCCGTGAACGGCGCGGGGGCACGGCGCGGCTACCGCTGCCGGCGCGTCTGGCCGGGACCCGCGGAAGTCCGTTGCGACGTGGACGTCGACCTCGGCGCGCCGCTGACGGAGGCCGAGCGGAGCGGGCTCGCCGACTTCCTGGTCGAGCGGTACCGGCTCTTCACGGTCGTCGCCGGCCGTCTGGCCACCGCCGAGGTCGAGCACCCGCGCTGGCCCCTGCACCACGCCCGTACGGCCGGGCTGGAGCAGGGGCTGCTGCGGGCGGGCGGCCTGCCCGAGCCGGGGCACGACCCGATCGTCCACGCGTCGCCCGGCGTGTCCGTACGGATCGGCATGTGGCGGCCGGTGCCGGCCTGA